DNA sequence from the Leopardus geoffroyi isolate Oge1 chromosome A3, O.geoffroyi_Oge1_pat1.0, whole genome shotgun sequence genome:
TCCCAGGCGCCAGGCGCTTCCCGGCCCCAGCGCGCCTCGGCCTCTCCCCGCGGCGCCACGCACTCCAGCTCCACTCCGAAGGGGTCTACAGCGGCGGAGCTACCCACCGGCAGCGCCTGGAAGTCAGCGCCAAGGGCCCGGAACGGGGTGCTATAGGTGATCGCTACACCGGCGGCCGCCACCGCTCCAGAGTCCACGAGCAGGGGCCTGCAGGAGGCTGCGAAGTGGAACTCGCAGAAGAAACCGTCGGCCTCCGCGTCGCACTGCTGCTCCTCCCAGGCCGGTTCGCCGGATGCTAGGGCCCCGGCCTCCGAGACTGCGACGCACAGGGGACCGCAGAGAGGCGCCCTGTCGACGTGGAGCCGCGCCCACCTGCTGTAGCTGGTGCGGTTGTCTCCCGTAACCCACTGGAAGCCGCGCAAGGGTCCGAGTTGCTCGGGGTCGTCGCAGCCGTGCTGGAGCTGCAAGCCGATCCAGAGGCGCGGGCTGTCGCCGCTGTCGCCGCTGTCGCCGCTCAGTAGCAGGGAAATGACATCAGCCGCCACTGAGGAACGCACGGTCATCAGGTGGCCCCCCAGCTGCTCGCAGGCCTGGCTGGCGGCGGGGAAGGTCGCGGGGCCGGGGAAGAGCGCGAAGCAGTCGTGCTCCACGCACTGGCTGCCGCGTGGCTGCGGCCCTGGAGGTGCGGAGAGCCCCAGGCCAGCGGGGGCCAGAACACCGAGGAGCAGGACCCGAAGCATGCTGTCCCGGCACGCCTTGTGCAGGCGCCGGGGAGAGCGCAAGCGCCGCGACGGGGCCCAAGTCGGATCCGGGCTGAGAGGCGCAGGGCGCTGCTGGCGACAGCCGCTTGCGTTGGTCCCAGCCCAGACGAGTCCAGCCGCGGCGCGCAGCCCTGCAGAGGCAGCCTCTGACATGCCGGGGGGCCGGGGCCCGGGTTTATAAGTGCGCGGCCCTCCCTCCTGAACGTTcgggaaaaggaaggaagtgcCTAGTGGGAAGGGCTGATGCTGCATTCTCGGATTACTGGGTTCTTCGGGAGATTTGTGCCCGCCCTCGCTCCTGGGATCACCTCGCGGAGATGAGTAAACCCGGCGGGGGAGCTGGGAGGTCCCCGGACTGGACCGCCAGGCGCAGGCGCCACGGGAAGACAGCACCTCTGTCAGCTACACTCAGTGTCCGCCCCCGCCACTAGGGCCCTCAGGCTCGcagttctggggggggggggggcgtcttaATCCGCAGCCCCTACTAATctcttgcttctgtttctttttcttataaatgtattGTTACTACCGATTTCAAAGGAAGCCTGGATTGCAGAACCTTGGGAAGTGGAGACGCGGGAGGAGGGTTTtgaatgaggggtgggggaagtaaTGCCCTGGACCTGTAAGGCTCTAGAGGGAGGTGCCCGCCAAGAAGAGGATTTCGGGAGGAACTGCCAAGAGCGTGGACATCCCTGAAGACACGATCGGTAGAAGAGAACTGGACTCCGCCCCGGGCGCCTAGAGCAGGAGACGGGTGCGCTGggccccagaggacagagggtGTGGCTGGTGCGAGGATAGGCAGAGGGGGAAGACTGGGGTAACACAAGCACCCCCGCGCACAAGCCAGGACCCACGGGTCCCTGAGCGCGAGCTGCCTGGCTGGATCTCATCTCGTCGCGTGGGAAAGTCGCGAGGATACTGTCAGGGTTCCAAGGTCTTGTCACCCTTCAGAAGCAGCGGCAGGCGAATTCCTGCCGAACCCTATAGGGGCAGGCGAGTTGGGAAGCGCGCTAGCCTGTTTGGTCTGTTTTTGTCCAGCTTCACAAAGGGATAGCCTGTCTCGCACCCCAAAAGGGGCACACGGGAGCCCTCGCGGGAAGACGCTGCTGGCTCCAAGAGGATCCCACTTGGGACTGTTAAGGACTTTTGCATTTGGCTGAGATGTCAGAGTGACATAAAGGTGCATATAAATGCCACTTGCGTTGCAGAAGAGCGGTCATGCGGacgggcagggtggggagagcagcGAGGAGGAGATGAGAATCTGTCACTTTCACGACCTTTTCCGCTTATTCACGTACCAAGAATGCCGGGGGTGGTTCCAAAACTTAACGGA
Encoded proteins:
- the THBD gene encoding thrombomodulin; protein product: MQHQPFPLGTSFLFPNVQEGGPRTYKPGPRPPGMSEAASAGLRAAAGLVWAGTNASGCRQQRPAPLSPDPTWAPSRRLRSPRRLHKACRDSMLRVLLLGVLAPAGLGLSAPPGPQPRGSQCVEHDCFALFPGPATFPAASQACEQLGGHLMTVRSSVAADVISLLLSGDSGDSGDSPRLWIGLQLQHGCDDPEQLGPLRGFQWVTGDNRTSYSRWARLHVDRAPLCGPLCVAVSEAGALASGEPAWEEQQCDAEADGFFCEFHFAASCRPLLVDSGAVAAAGVAITYSTPFRALGADFQALPVGSSAAVDPFGVELECVAPRGEAEARWGREAPGAWECNVENGGCEHTCNRSAGMSHCLCPADAALQADGRSCAAAPEEQSCYELCEHFCIPSPDVPGSYSCMCETGYQLAADQHRCEDVDDCIQMPSPCPQLCVNTQGAFTCHCYPGYDMVDGECVEPVDPCFGSNCEYQCQSVGQNDYRCICAEGFVPSPQAPHRCQMFCNQTTCPADCDPNNPDSCQCPDGYILDDGYICTDIDECENGDCPDACRNLPGTYECICGPDSPFAGQVATDCDPKINGDNDSDSDSDSGSGEPPVSPTPSTTSIPSPVGPLHSGVLIGISIASLSLVVALLALLCHLRKKQGTTRAELEYKCGSPAKEVVLQQVRTERTPQKL